A single window of Plectropomus leopardus isolate mb chromosome 12, YSFRI_Pleo_2.0, whole genome shotgun sequence DNA harbors:
- the casp8 gene encoding caspase-8, translating into MDRLKLSRIDEELESSEVAALCFLCRDVVNRKRLEGINDAKQLFMRLEEKGLLDDHFFLCQLLQTIRRADLLNLLETDSRQPEDTDALPMLSEYRVMLYRVYEDMTLENLKNMKFLLSSKLGRGQIETCNTALDIFAEMEKKSLLSNTNLHELHTALQELDQQLALTVQDYMRGRTRQHQTTVTPHVSMDYQRNNNMHQPVQPSVSISETQPSYEQASVCSDAEPKRVSPPVSDHAEYYALNHSPHGLCVVINNEEFLGRELKRRGGTQEDVKSLRRVFSSLGFTVVVHNNFSSTDMRLELTNLGKRSFFLEEDALVVCVLSHGEKECVFGTDEKPVYLRELTQPFTSKAAPTLAGKPKLFFIQACQGSGYQRGSVLCTPMPQHEEDTQSPLEEDAGRVHGETVPWDADFLLGMATVQDCKSFRNTSTGSIYIQELCKQLMEAAQSSENDDVLSVLTRVNREVSKGEYLNYKQMPEPKYTLTKKLVLKLV; encoded by the exons ATGGACAGGCTGAAGCTGTCCCGCATAGACGAGGAGCTGGAGTCCTCGGAGGTGGCAGCTCTCTGCTTCCTGTGTCGGGATGTCGTCAACAGAAAACGCCTGGAGGGG ATCaatgatgcaaaacagctgTTCATGAGGTTAGAAGAAAAAGGCCTGCTGGACGATCATTTCTTCCTTTGTCAGCTGCTTCAAACTATCCGTCGAGCGGATCTCCTGAACCTCCTGGAGACCGACAGCAGGCAACCCGAAGACACCGACGCCCTTCCCATGCTGTCAGAATACAG GGTGATGCTGTACAGAGTGTACGAGGACATGACGCTGgaaaatctcaaaaacatgaagtttCTGTTGAGCAGCAAACTGGGCAGAGGACAAATTGAGACATGCAat ACTGCTCTGGATATTTTTGccgaaatggaaaaaaaaagtttactgtCAAATACAAATCTGCATGAGCTGCATACAGCGCTGCAGGAGCTGGATCAACAGCTGGCTCTGACTGTGCAGGACTACATGAGAG GGAGAACCAGGCAGCATCAAACTACAGTAACTCCTCATGTCAGCATGGATTACCAg AGGAACAACAACATGCACCAGCCAGTACAACCCAGTGTGTCCATATCTGAGACTCAGCCCAGCT aCGAACAAGCGAGTGTTTGCTCCGATGCAGAACCAAAGAGGGTCTCCCCCCCCGTTTCTGATCAC GCAGAGTACTACGCTCTGAATCATAGCCCACATGGTTTGTGTGTGGTCATCAACAATGAGGAATTCCTGGGAAGAGAGCTGAAGAGACGAGGAGGGACTCAGGAGGATGTCA AGTCTCTGCGCAGAGTGTTCAGCAGCCTCGGCTTCACTGTGGTGGTGCACAACAACTTCAGTTCAACAGACATGCGACTGGAGCTGACAAATCTGGGCaagaggagtttttttttggaggagGATGCCTTG GTGGTATGCGTGCTGTCCCATGGAGAAAAGGAGTGCGTTTTTGGGACCGATGAGAAGCCGGTGTACTTGCGAGAACTGACGCAGCCCTTCACCAGCAAGGCAGCTCCCACTTTGGCCGGGAAGCCCAAGCTGTTCTTCATCCAGGCGTGTCAGGGAAGCGGCTACCAGAGAGGGTCCGTGCTGTGTACCCCGATGCCACAACAtgaggaggacacacagagcCCGCTGGAGGAAGACGCAGGTCGTGTGCACGGCGAGACGGTGCCTTGGGATGCCGACTTCCTGCTGGGCATGGCGACCGTGCAGGATTGCAAATCATTTCGAAACACTTCCACCGGCTCCATCTACATCCAGGAGCTGTGcaagcagctgatggaggccgCTCAAAG ctcgGAGAACGACGACGTCCTCTCTGTGCTGACTCGTGTGAACAGGGAGGTCAGCAAAGGAGAATATTTAAACTACAAACAAATGCCTGAGCCCAAGTACACCCTCACCAAGAAGCTCGTCCTCAAGTTAGTGTGA
- the LOC121951366 gene encoding LOW QUALITY PROTEIN: ciliogenesis-associated TTC17-interacting protein (The sequence of the model RefSeq protein was modified relative to this genomic sequence to represent the inferred CDS: deleted 2 bases in 2 codons) yields MEAPPEDETAAGTKGAEPGEEPRASEEAVRFMSGVEPAELLQCCVFPDSLVTVSEGGRHLGKFSVTVEFARRVEQPCVLLHAQSQGAIDDSPCGTTVTAYLSTELEVLEEDYHEYVKLEGHSLDKRCHMVQRDGQMVIDKVTTVGEETTKESVSYPVSVLGGLVTEGSSLLLMRLIALRKTVPEHMTFIAFDQGLHIIHTTFSELGPKQLEVGGECVEVFGVERVVRSAEDSPTTWQCYFLSDGHLASRVQVGSPVTMRLLQLPSQPEKGFEKIPLVWEEDMQMRSNFLDRKEELKADHASYLRQHPEVRALVSDFLQFLLLRKPEDIFQFAREYFLPFASRRPPEPSPEAQSH; encoded by the exons ATGGAAGCCCCGCCGGAGGACGAGACTGCCGCGGGGACGAAGGGAGCGGAGCCCGGAGAGGAGCCGAGAGCCTCGGAGGAAGCCGTCAGGTTCATGTCCGGTGTTG AGCCGGCggagctgctgcagtgt tgtgtttttccagacTCTCTGGTGACGGTGTCCGAGGGTGGACGACACCTGGGGAAGTTCAGCGTGACGGTGGAGTTTGCCCGTAGAGTCGAGCAGCCCTGTGTGCTGCTGCACGCTCAGAGCCAGGGAGCCATCGATGACTCCCCCTGTGGGACCACGGTGACCG CCTACCTGTCCACGGAGCTGGAGGTGCTGGAGGAAGATTATCATGAGTACGTCAAG CTCGAGGGCCACAGT TTGGACAAGAGGTGTCACATGGTGCAGCGTGACGGGCAGATGGTGATTGATAAAGTGACCACTGTAGGGGAG gagACGACGAAGGAGAGCGTTTCTTATCCCGTGTCTGTGCTGGGAGGACTGGTCACCGAGGGGTCCAGCTTGCTGCTGATGCGCCTGATCGCTCTGAGGAAGACGGTGCCAGAACACATGACCTTCATCGCCTTCGACCAGGGATTACACATCATCCACACCACCTTT AGTGAGCTGGGTCCGAAGCAGCTGGAGGTCGGAGGTGAGTGCGTGGAGGTATTTGGGGTGGAGAGGGTGGTTCGCTCTGCGGAGGACAGCCCCACTACCTGGCAGTGCTACTTCCTGTCTGATGG ACACTTGGCGAGCAGAGTGCAGGTGGGATCTCCGGTCACCATGAGGCTTCTGCAGCTGCCGTCACAGCCGGAAAAAG gtttTGAGAAGATCCCTCTGGTTTGGGAAGAAGACATGCAGATGCGCTCCAACTTCTTGGACAGAAAG GAGGAGCTGAAAGCGGACCACGCCTCGTACCTGAGACAGCACCCAGAGGTCCGTGCCCTCGTATCTGACTTCCTGCAGTTTTTGCTGCTGAGAAAACCAGAAGACATCTTCCAGTTTGCCAGAGAGTATTTCCTCCCTTTTGCCTCCCGCCGTCCTCCAGAACCGAGCCCAGAAGCCCAGTCTCACTGA